A window from Sebastes fasciatus isolate fSebFas1 chromosome 22, fSebFas1.pri, whole genome shotgun sequence encodes these proteins:
- the hacd4 gene encoding very-long-chain (3R)-3-hydroxyacyl-CoA dehydratase 4, whose protein sequence is MFSFRLAYIFSYNLFQFCGHTWILANTIARVLSFGQDALADTFYSVGFVMSLCQLLSILELFHIADGIEKARLLPRFIQVTEKNLLLIMVIMLEEIQSKPVVCAQFCLWNILDLLRYPHELLCVMDKPSIAMLWTRYTLWIPLYILSVATEGVIIYQAVLYVEPTASTSCPLNSTVSTHSPLPFVLMLYLSVLALGASVTVWQLLKERQHHLEKWNKKMKRK, encoded by the exons gtTCAGCTTCAGGCTTGCCTACATTTTCTCGTATAACCTGTTCCAGTTCTGCGGACACACATGGATACTGGCTAATACCATAGCCAGGGTTCTCTCATTTGGCCAAG ATGCCTTAGCAGACACATTTTACTCTGTTGGCTTCGTGATGAGTCTGTGCCAGCTGCTCTCCATCCTGGAGCTTTTCCATATCGCAGATGGGATTGAGAAAGCCAGACTCCTCCCTCGCTTCATCCAA GTAACGGAGAAGAACCTCCTGCTGATCATGGTCATCATGCTGGAGGAGATCCAGAGTAAACCAGTCGTGTGTGCACAGTTCTGCTTGTGGAACATTCTGGACCTCCTACG GTACCCACATGAGCTGCTGTGTGTTATGGATAAACCCTCCATCGCCATGCTGTGGACCCGCTACACACTCTGGATCCCCTTATACATCCTGTCAGTGGCCACTGAAG GTGTCATTATATACCAGGCCGTACTTTACGTTGAACCAACAGCATCAACGTCATGCCCTTTGAACTCAACGGTGTCGACACACAGTCCGCTCCCCTTCGTCCTGATGCTCTACCTGTCTGTTCTTGCTCTCG GGGCCTCAGTAACAGTCTGGCAACTGCTGAAGGAGAGGCAACACCACCTGGAGAAATGGAACAAGAAGATGAAAAGGAAATGA